A section of the Bradyrhizobium oligotrophicum S58 genome encodes:
- a CDS encoding DUF2783 domain-containing protein → MTLSTASHFAKPDDAFRAIVEAHRGLSDLESADLDAALVLILANHIGDIGVLHEAIKLAKRSMANTSQQQQQQQ, encoded by the coding sequence ATGACGCTCTCGACCGCTTCACATTTTGCCAAGCCCGACGATGCCTTTCGCGCCATCGTCGAGGCGCATCGAGGCCTCTCGGACCTCGAAAGCGCCGATCTCGATGCGGCATTGGTCCTCATCCTCGCCAATCACATCGGCGACATCGGTGTGCTGCACGAGGCGATCAAGCTCGCGAAACGCAGCATGGCCAATACCAGTCAACAGCAACAACAGCAGCAATAG
- a CDS encoding AsmA family protein translates to MKALKIAGGLVGAVIVVLALALAFGLPAGFLTVAIQDRVERDTGYRLTMAGSTSVSLWPSLHATLTDITLQDPKERDGNNRLTIGKLQADMALSSLWSGRPEIGEIIIDKPTIYLPLLRERLRDNALRSRPGGKQEAAPPVRIERVTVRDGAVILSNPRDRVENRLEGIAATASLSDGGKIRIAGSARAGDRPLTFDVTAAAPAMPIDRQTVPVEFKIGMASAFRGVLAGRAEVRLNGPLVMINGLSGTLGDGDFNGWASIDVASKPLVKVDLDVGRLDLGNPGAPGTAGSPGWSTAPIDLRGLNYVDARVKLSATDIAVSNARLGPLDVEASLAGGVLKATVSNLGVYGGQANGEIVIDASTGNPAYAMHCDLAAVRALPLLSSLADFTKLDARMQGKLALRSSGASQQAIMSNLSGSAFLLFQDGAIRGINVAQMIRSLTTNPLSGWQDSKELTTDLTQLSASFQVERGQAATSDLNLAGPLVKVTGAGTIDLGNRALAMRVEPKLVMTTEGQGRTSDPIGLGIPVMIDGPWSQPRFYPDMAGILDNPDAAYAKLKQMGQGLFGKDGAGLDNLINGIGGLIGNSTSNSAAGANGAPTGAAPNAQPPAAGQSDLLGGQLGATIGNLIQQGLQQGTPPQGRSRGRTLNPSDGAAPLSASPAPSAADAAQDTPPAAGSRAVPLQDGSQESAQDSQPMNDVLKRIFNR, encoded by the coding sequence ATGAAAGCATTGAAGATCGCAGGCGGACTGGTTGGCGCCGTCATCGTCGTGCTCGCTCTCGCGCTGGCCTTCGGGCTTCCGGCGGGCTTTCTGACCGTCGCCATCCAGGATCGCGTCGAGCGCGACACCGGCTATCGTCTCACCATGGCCGGCTCGACGAGCGTCAGCCTGTGGCCTTCGCTGCATGCGACGTTGACCGACATCACGCTGCAGGATCCGAAGGAGCGGGACGGCAACAATCGGCTGACGATCGGCAAGCTGCAGGCCGACATGGCGCTGTCGAGCCTATGGTCCGGCCGGCCCGAGATCGGCGAGATCATCATCGACAAGCCCACCATTTATCTCCCGCTGCTGCGCGAGCGCCTGCGTGACAATGCACTCCGCAGCCGCCCCGGCGGGAAGCAGGAAGCGGCGCCCCCGGTTCGGATCGAACGGGTCACCGTCAGGGACGGCGCCGTCATCCTCTCCAATCCGCGCGACCGGGTCGAGAATCGGCTGGAGGGCATCGCTGCGACGGCCTCACTGAGCGACGGCGGCAAGATCCGAATCGCGGGAAGTGCACGCGCGGGTGATCGCCCGCTGACGTTCGACGTGACGGCTGCGGCCCCTGCGATGCCGATCGATCGGCAGACCGTGCCGGTCGAGTTCAAGATCGGGATGGCCAGCGCGTTTCGTGGCGTGCTGGCGGGTCGCGCCGAGGTCCGGCTCAACGGTCCGCTGGTGATGATCAACGGCCTGAGCGGCACGCTCGGCGACGGTGATTTCAACGGCTGGGCCTCTATCGACGTCGCGAGCAAGCCGCTGGTGAAGGTCGATCTCGATGTCGGCCGGTTGGATCTCGGGAACCCCGGGGCGCCGGGCACGGCCGGCTCTCCGGGCTGGAGCACGGCCCCGATCGATCTGCGCGGGTTGAACTACGTCGATGCGCGCGTGAAGCTGTCGGCAACGGACATCGCCGTCTCCAACGCGCGCCTTGGCCCGTTGGACGTGGAGGCGTCGCTGGCTGGCGGCGTATTGAAGGCGACCGTCAGCAATCTCGGCGTCTATGGCGGACAGGCCAACGGCGAGATCGTGATCGACGCATCCACCGGCAACCCCGCCTATGCCATGCATTGCGATCTCGCCGCGGTCCGCGCGCTGCCGCTGCTCTCGAGCCTCGCCGATTTCACCAAGCTCGATGCGCGCATGCAAGGCAAGCTGGCCTTGCGATCGAGTGGCGCCAGCCAGCAGGCGATCATGAGCAATCTCAGCGGCTCGGCGTTCCTGCTGTTCCAGGACGGTGCGATCCGCGGCATCAACGTCGCGCAGATGATCCGCTCATTGACGACCAATCCGCTGTCGGGATGGCAGGACTCCAAGGAGCTGACGACCGATCTCACCCAGCTCTCGGCGTCATTCCAGGTCGAGCGCGGGCAGGCGGCGACAAGTGACCTCAATCTGGCCGGGCCGCTGGTGAAGGTCACCGGTGCGGGCACGATCGATCTCGGCAATCGCGCGCTGGCGATGCGCGTCGAGCCGAAGCTGGTGATGACGACGGAGGGGCAGGGCCGCACCTCGGATCCGATCGGTCTTGGCATTCCCGTGATGATCGACGGCCCGTGGAGCCAGCCGCGCTTCTATCCGGACATGGCCGGCATCCTCGACAATCCCGACGCTGCCTACGCCAAGCTCAAGCAGATGGGGCAGGGCCTGTTCGGCAAGGACGGCGCCGGGCTCGACAATCTCATCAACGGCATCGGTGGCTTGATCGGAAACTCGACCTCCAACAGTGCGGCCGGAGCAAACGGCGCGCCAACGGGCGCGGCCCCGAACGCGCAGCCGCCGGCTGCTGGCCAATCCGATCTGCTGGGCGGCCAGCTGGGGGCCACGATCGGCAATCTGATCCAGCAGGGTTTGCAGCAGGGCACCCCGCCGCAAGGACGGAGCCGCGGCCGTACGCTGAATCCATCCGACGGCGCCGCGCCGCTGTCGGCCAGCCCGGCGCCGTCGGCGGCTGACGCGGCGCAGGATACGCCACCGGCTGCTGGCAGCCGGGCGGTGCCCTTACAGGATGGGAGCCAAGAGAGCGCCCAGGACAGCCAGCCCATGAACGACGTCCTGAAGCGCATTTTCAACAGGTAA
- a CDS encoding MarR family winged helix-turn-helix transcriptional regulator, with the protein MFKFAPFRLNRLAAEVSAALASEYRERYGLDIPEWRVLATLGFRREACSAQYVAACTRTHKSTISRAVTSLLERRLIERVENAEDRREFRLRLTRKGKTLYEELIPRLQQRERDIMACLSTEERKTFDRLIGKIEASLDLIQTSEEADAKQAY; encoded by the coding sequence CTGTTCAAGTTCGCGCCGTTCCGGCTGAATCGCCTGGCCGCCGAGGTCAGCGCGGCGCTCGCCAGCGAATATCGCGAGCGCTATGGCCTCGACATTCCGGAATGGCGCGTGCTGGCGACGCTCGGCTTCCGCCGCGAGGCCTGCAGCGCGCAGTATGTCGCGGCGTGCACCCGCACCCACAAATCGACCATCAGCCGCGCCGTGACGTCGCTGCTGGAGCGGCGGTTGATCGAGCGCGTAGAGAATGCCGAGGACCGACGTGAGTTTCGGCTGCGGCTGACGCGCAAGGGCAAGACGCTGTACGAGGAACTGATCCCGCGTCTGCAGCAACGCGAGCGCGACATCATGGCGTGTTTGTCCACCGAGGAGCGCAAGACCTTCGATCGCCTGATCGGCAAGATCGAAGCGAGCCTCGACCTGATCCAGACCAGCGAGGAGGCGGACGCGAAGCAGGCGTATTGA
- a CDS encoding Crp/Fnr family transcriptional regulator yields the protein MSKQAEFAVILKMNPMFADLGADELQRLATLCHTQHLSAGEVLFQKGDAGNALFGVRRGQIRIETGATDGSRLTLNFMGPGDLFGEVAVLDGQERTADATAGEVTELFVLRREDFLSFLEREPKVAIRIIQLLCQRIRWQSERMEESVLQPLPVRLARRLCALADDFGSEVHISQEQLGIFVGAARESVNRQLQAWRKDKILDLQRGRILLHDLTKLSTIARNE from the coding sequence ATGAGCAAGCAGGCCGAATTTGCGGTCATCCTGAAGATGAACCCGATGTTCGCCGACCTCGGGGCCGACGAGCTTCAGCGTCTCGCGACCCTTTGCCATACCCAGCATCTCTCCGCGGGCGAGGTGCTGTTCCAGAAGGGCGATGCCGGCAACGCCCTGTTCGGGGTCAGGCGCGGCCAGATCCGCATCGAGACCGGCGCCACCGACGGCAGCCGGCTCACGCTGAACTTCATGGGGCCCGGCGATCTGTTCGGCGAGGTCGCGGTGCTTGATGGACAGGAGCGCACGGCCGATGCCACGGCCGGCGAAGTCACCGAGCTGTTCGTTCTGCGGCGCGAGGATTTCCTCAGCTTCCTGGAACGCGAGCCCAAGGTGGCGATCAGGATCATTCAGCTGTTGTGCCAGCGCATCCGCTGGCAGAGCGAGCGGATGGAGGAGTCGGTGTTGCAGCCGCTGCCGGTCCGGCTGGCCCGCCGGCTGTGTGCGCTGGCGGATGATTTCGGTTCCGAGGTGCACATCTCGCAGGAGCAGCTCGGCATCTTCGTCGGCGCGGCGCGCGAGAGCGTCAACCGGCAGCTGCAGGCCTGGCGCAAGGACAAGATCCTGGATCTGCAACGCGGCCGCATCCTGCTGCATGACCTGACCAAGCTCAGCACGATCGCGCGAAACGAGTAG
- a CDS encoding FAD-dependent oxidoreductase: protein MAQADPGQSTTQAKVQFGYRRNGDQDRATPAEHPVVVVGAGPVGLSFAIDLAQRGHAVVVLDDADRIGEGSRAICFSKRSLEYWDRLGVGDRMVDKGVVWNVGRIFHGPSELYQFNLLPEPGHKRPAFINLQQFYAEAYLVDRVNALPGISLRWRNKVAALEQRNDHVVLTIETPDGPYRLSAQYVIACDGARSSLRQMVGAGFSGKVFEDQFLIADVRMTAEFPTERWFWFDPPFHAGRSALLHRQPDNVWRIDLQLSRYADPTVEKQPENVRPRIARMLGHDQFEFEWISLYKFQCRRMERFIHGRVIFAGDSAHQVSPFGARGANSGLEDAENLAWKLDRVLHGSSPATLLETYHLERSAAADENIRESTRATDFMAPNSHQEARLRKVVLALARETEFGKRMVNGGRLSVPSVYETPLSTEDDEAWHSGPRPGTSMPDAPLEAADGRQLHLTDAFNAQGRRFTLLSFANGEAIDAPDDVGVVRIGGPDGLADGEGFAGKRYGAEPGTSYLLRPDGYVAARFRHPSRAAIAAAVARASGLN, encoded by the coding sequence ATGGCGCAGGCCGATCCGGGGCAGAGCACGACCCAGGCGAAGGTTCAGTTCGGCTATCGTCGCAACGGCGATCAGGATCGAGCCACCCCGGCCGAACACCCGGTCGTCGTCGTGGGCGCCGGCCCGGTAGGCCTGTCCTTTGCGATCGATCTCGCCCAGCGCGGCCACGCCGTCGTGGTGCTCGATGACGCCGATCGTATCGGCGAGGGCTCGCGCGCGATCTGCTTCTCGAAGCGCTCGCTGGAATATTGGGACCGGCTCGGCGTTGGCGACCGCATGGTCGACAAGGGCGTCGTCTGGAACGTCGGCCGCATCTTCCACGGTCCGTCCGAACTCTATCAGTTCAATCTGCTGCCGGAGCCGGGGCACAAGCGGCCGGCCTTCATCAACCTGCAGCAGTTCTATGCGGAAGCCTATCTGGTCGATCGCGTCAACGCGCTGCCGGGGATCTCGCTGCGCTGGCGCAACAAGGTCGCCGCGCTCGAACAGCGCAATGATCATGTCGTGCTGACGATCGAAACGCCTGATGGACCCTATCGGCTGTCGGCGCAGTACGTGATCGCCTGCGACGGCGCGCGCTCGTCGCTGCGCCAGATGGTCGGTGCGGGCTTCTCCGGCAAGGTGTTCGAGGATCAGTTCCTGATCGCCGACGTCAGGATGACGGCCGAATTCCCGACCGAGCGCTGGTTCTGGTTCGATCCGCCGTTCCATGCCGGGCGTTCGGCGCTGTTGCACCGGCAGCCGGACAATGTCTGGCGCATCGACCTGCAGCTCAGCCGCTACGCCGATCCCACCGTCGAGAAGCAGCCGGAGAATGTGCGGCCGCGGATTGCGCGCATGCTCGGCCACGATCAGTTCGAATTCGAATGGATCTCGCTCTACAAATTCCAGTGCCGGCGCATGGAGCGCTTCATCCATGGCCGCGTGATCTTTGCCGGCGACTCCGCCCATCAGGTCTCGCCGTTCGGCGCGCGCGGGGCCAATTCGGGACTGGAGGATGCAGAGAATCTGGCCTGGAAGCTCGATCGCGTGCTGCACGGATCCTCGCCCGCGACGCTGCTCGAAACCTATCACCTGGAGCGCAGCGCGGCGGCCGACGAAAACATTCGCGAGTCCACGCGGGCGACGGATTTCATGGCGCCGAATTCGCACCAGGAGGCGCGGCTGCGCAAGGTGGTACTCGCGCTCGCCAGGGAGACCGAGTTCGGCAAGCGCATGGTCAATGGCGGTCGGCTGTCGGTGCCTTCGGTCTACGAGACGCCGCTGTCGACCGAAGACGACGAGGCCTGGCACAGTGGTCCTCGTCCGGGGACGTCGATGCCGGATGCGCCGCTGGAGGCCGCGGACGGACGGCAGCTTCATCTCACCGACGCGTTCAATGCCCAGGGCCGGCGCTTCACGCTGCTGTCCTTCGCCAATGGCGAGGCGATCGATGCACCCGACGACGTCGGTGTTGTCCGTATCGGCGGTCCGGATGGACTTGCCGATGGTGAGGGCTTCGCCGGCAAACGTTACGGCGCCGAGCCCGGCACATCCTATCTGCTGCGCCCGGACGGCTATGTCGCTGCGCGCTTCCGGCACCCGAGCCGTGCCGCGATCGCGGCGGCGGTCGCGCGTGCCTCCGGCCTGAACTGA
- a CDS encoding adenylate/guanylate cyclase domain-containing protein, with translation MSEVENRGWSLRQGLFAKYVVSLVGLVVFVLAVNGVTETWISYQATKASLTAAMAEKADASARRIDQAVSDLQRQISWVTRASAKTLEDRRADYVQLLSQVPAVTQLYQLDGQGREQLRVSRTSISFSSGNDLSRDLRFTDTVTHGSNFSAVTFKGTQPMMSISVAHSGFNAGVTVADIDLDFLEDFMTEAQVGKVGIAYVVDPRGQVLASSAKGPGVGQDLAKLPQVAAVIAPDGQPLASGTDGEGHAVLSAAATLPKLGWAVFFEQSTAHALAPIRDQLLRGALLIALGLAVATLAGSLLARRMLVPITALRAGAHRLGAGDFGQRIEVKTHDELEELADQFNSMAGQLAQSYAVLEAKVEERTRDLAQSINELKVLEEVGRAVASSLDLNAVLPTVAARALEITHADAVLIYSYDAAERRFRLVEAKGVEATQDGAHTMLDEQTSLLSDSVRSGEPIAIAELESAPDHPLRDVAVAAGFHAVLFTPLVDQQGVLGALVVLRRSAGAFSPNLIGLMRTFAHQAVLAMRNARLFTEVDQKGRELALTHATVQQQAAKLTEQTEQLREWNKSLEDRVEKQLGEIERIRRLERFLAPQVAQIIASSDGHDALLESHRREVTVVFCDLRGFTSFTETTEPEEAMNVLREYHAALGKLIFKYEGTLDRYAGDGVMILFNAPIPFEDHAMRAVKMALEMREEIGLLTERWKNRGHSLGFGVGIALGYATLGQVGFEHRLEYAAIGSVTNLASRLCDEAKAGQVIVSRRVFGVVEQSVDARPIDDLHLKGFNHPVLAMEILRWRGESAEVVEVEERRRSSATNK, from the coding sequence ATGAGCGAGGTTGAGAACAGGGGCTGGTCGCTGCGGCAGGGTCTGTTTGCCAAATACGTCGTGTCGCTGGTCGGGCTCGTGGTGTTCGTGCTGGCCGTGAACGGGGTGACCGAAACCTGGATCAGCTATCAGGCCACCAAGGCGAGCCTGACCGCCGCCATGGCCGAAAAGGCCGATGCGAGCGCCCGGCGGATCGATCAGGCGGTCTCGGACCTGCAGCGCCAGATCAGCTGGGTGACCCGGGCGAGCGCCAAGACGCTGGAGGACCGCCGCGCCGACTATGTCCAGTTGCTCAGCCAGGTGCCGGCGGTCACGCAGCTCTATCAGCTCGACGGCCAGGGCCGCGAGCAACTCCGGGTCTCGCGCACCTCGATCTCGTTCTCCTCCGGCAATGATCTGTCGCGCGATCTGCGCTTCACCGACACCGTCACGCATGGGAGCAACTTCTCGGCGGTGACCTTCAAGGGCACGCAGCCGATGATGTCGATCTCGGTCGCGCATTCCGGCTTCAACGCCGGCGTGACCGTGGCCGACATCGATCTCGATTTTCTCGAAGACTTCATGACCGAGGCGCAGGTCGGCAAGGTCGGCATCGCCTATGTTGTCGATCCGCGCGGCCAGGTGCTCGCGAGCTCGGCGAAGGGGCCCGGTGTCGGCCAGGATCTCGCCAAGCTGCCGCAGGTCGCCGCGGTGATCGCCCCCGACGGCCAGCCGCTGGCATCCGGCACCGACGGCGAGGGCCACGCCGTGCTGTCGGCTGCCGCGACCTTGCCCAAGCTCGGCTGGGCCGTGTTCTTCGAGCAGTCCACGGCGCACGCTTTGGCGCCGATCCGCGACCAGCTGTTGCGCGGCGCGCTGCTGATCGCGCTTGGTCTTGCCGTCGCGACGCTTGCCGGATCGTTGCTGGCGCGCCGCATGCTCGTGCCGATCACGGCGTTGCGCGCCGGCGCGCACCGGCTCGGTGCCGGTGATTTCGGTCAGCGGATCGAGGTGAAGACGCATGACGAGCTGGAAGAGCTGGCCGATCAGTTCAACAGCATGGCGGGCCAGCTCGCGCAGTCCTATGCCGTGCTGGAGGCGAAGGTCGAGGAGCGGACGCGGGATCTGGCGCAGTCGATCAACGAGCTGAAGGTGCTGGAGGAGGTCGGACGTGCGGTGGCGTCCTCGCTCGATCTCAACGCGGTGCTGCCGACGGTGGCGGCGCGCGCGCTCGAGATTACGCATGCCGATGCGGTGCTGATCTATTCCTACGATGCGGCCGAACGTCGCTTCAGGCTGGTGGAAGCCAAGGGCGTCGAGGCGACGCAAGACGGCGCCCACACCATGCTCGACGAGCAGACGAGCCTGCTGTCCGACTCCGTGCGCAGCGGCGAGCCGATCGCGATCGCCGAGCTCGAAAGCGCGCCGGATCATCCGCTGCGTGACGTCGCGGTTGCAGCCGGCTTCCATGCCGTGCTGTTCACGCCGCTGGTGGATCAGCAGGGCGTGCTCGGCGCGCTCGTGGTGCTCAGGCGGTCAGCCGGTGCGTTCTCGCCGAACCTGATCGGTTTGATGCGCACCTTTGCCCACCAGGCCGTGCTCGCCATGCGCAATGCGCGGCTGTTCACCGAGGTCGACCAGAAGGGGCGGGAGCTCGCATTGACCCACGCGACGGTGCAGCAGCAGGCCGCCAAGCTCACCGAGCAGACCGAGCAGCTGCGCGAGTGGAACAAGTCGCTCGAGGATCGGGTCGAGAAGCAGCTCGGCGAGATCGAGCGGATCAGGCGGCTGGAGCGCTTTCTCGCGCCGCAGGTGGCGCAGATCATCGCCTCCTCGGACGGTCACGATGCGCTGCTGGAGAGCCACCGCCGCGAGGTCACGGTCGTGTTCTGCGATCTGCGCGGCTTCACGTCGTTCACCGAGACGACAGAGCCCGAAGAGGCCATGAACGTGCTGCGCGAATATCACGCGGCGCTCGGCAAGCTGATCTTCAAATACGAAGGCACGCTCGACCGTTATGCCGGCGACGGCGTGATGATCCTGTTCAACGCGCCGATCCCGTTCGAGGACCACGCCATGCGGGCGGTCAAGATGGCGCTGGAAATGCGCGAGGAGATCGGCCTCCTGACTGAGCGCTGGAAAAATCGCGGCCACAGTCTGGGGTTCGGCGTCGGCATCGCGCTCGGCTACGCCACGCTCGGCCAGGTCGGCTTCGAGCATCGGCTGGAATACGCCGCGATCGGCAGCGTCACCAACCTCGCCTCGCGGCTGTGCGACGAGGCCAAGGCGGGACAGGTGATCGTATCCCGCCGTGTCTTCGGCGTGGTCGAGCAGTCTGTCGATGCGAGACCGATCGACGATTTGCATCTGAAGGGCTTCAATCACCCGGTGCTGGCGATGGAGATTTTGCGCTGGCGTGGCGAGAGCGCCGAGGTGGTCGAAGTCGAAGAGCGGCGGCGTTCGTCGGCAACTAACAAGTAG